In one Melospiza melodia melodia isolate bMelMel2 chromosome 5, bMelMel2.pri, whole genome shotgun sequence genomic region, the following are encoded:
- the THAP9 gene encoding DNA transposase THAP9, with protein sequence MANYSPEMRQFACLLHLYHVKAYDYLRKILPLPHPYSLTNWLSNNEAAAGFSSDIFLQLQAKVERGEQACHCCAVLVQDVSLQKQQEWDPRSKQLSGFVDLGAGTLDADEAPLVSEAIVLMAVGISSPWTAPLGYFLVNSTSGPFLAQLLRQAIHKLNSVGIVVLAVTSGASARGAETARALGIRIDPKRTRCTFQHPPGSAHSIAYFFDVPHALLLIRNALQCFHRVQWLSDTMCWQHVTELAALGEQKVLEPCSPGSGRAGSKGSSHLKVNPASLLFSEGVAEALEHLQKLGLASFQSCSGTAKFVRLMSSLCDVFYGRGPYGREPLLAGNYTKISNLFDEARSCFVNLTDSVGRYIIKSKRKLGFLSLLLNAESLKWLSSNHTCLKGTPSQHLHTHAFSLDPLEHFLRALQQACGSNGSPTCAVFQAAYHKLLASCSLVPSSPPSSGTASPWDVSLSQRALTLGSIRAQDHPAPGRPVAPEFPYSAGLLLPSCALSNALTDLSLHAQSLTCMAGWVAEQLALDLQCEPCLASLFEADESRLRCRSVLYIQKLGGVSLPSASVHHITSISEQVLNRYGKVGGANNNTKLWHLCLEQKVFQELLEESPLFPTLTKHLFEGELSINNHYTVLVKEITRCYLNVRTQPTQHLNLKYHCGRHRLKRLKGKHLFPSPLASCQSSLTHTWSY encoded by the exons ATGGCAAACTACTCACCAGAGATGAGGCAATTTGCTTGTCTTCTCCATCTCTACCACGTTAAGGCCTATGATTACCTACGGAAGATTCTTCCCCTCCCTCATCCTTACAGCCTGACAAA ctggctGTCTAATAACGAGGCTGCTGCAGGCTTCAGTAGTGACATTTTTCTCCAGCTTCAGGCAAAGGTGGAGAGAGGGGAGCAGGCCTGCCACTGCTGCGCTGTGCTGGTACAGGACGtgtccctgcagaagcagcaggagtgGGACCCACGGAGCAAGCAGCTCTCGGGCTTTGTTGACTTGGGAGCAGGCACCCTTGATGCTGATGAAGCTCCACTGGTATCAGAAGCGATAGTCCTCATGGCAGTCGGCATCTCCAGCCCTTGGACAGCTCCCCTGGGCTATTTCTTGGTGAACAGCACATCTGGCCCCTTCCTTGCTCAGCTCCTCCGTCAGGCCATCCATAAGCTGAACAGCGTTGGGATCGTGGTGCTGGCTGTGACATCGGGGGCCTCTGCTCgtggtgctgagactgccagagCTTTGGGCATCAGGATAGATCCCAAAAGGACTCGGTGCACTTTCCAGCATCCACCTGGTTCTGCTCACAGCATCGCATACTTCTTTGATGTTCCTCATGCCCTCCTGCTGATAAGGAATGCGCTGCAGTGCTTCCACAGGGTCCAGTGGCTCAGTGACACCATGTGTTGGCAGCATGTGACAGAGCTGGCAGCTTTGGGCGAGCAGAAGGTGTTGGAGCCGTGCAGTCCTgggtcaggcagggctgggagtaaAGGGAGTTCCCACCTGAAGGTCAACCCTGCCTCTCTGCTGTTCAGCGAGGGTGTTGCTGAGGCCCTGGAGCACCTCCAGAAGCTGGGCCTCGCCTCGTTTCAGAGCTGCAGCGGGACTGCCAAGTTTGTGCGGCTGATGAGCTCCCTGTGTGATGTGTTTTATGGCAGAGGTCCCTACGGAAGGGAGCCTTTGCTAGCTGGGAATTACACCAAAATAAGCAACCTCTTCGATGAGGCCAGGAGCTGCTTTGTCAACTTAACAGACTCGGTGGGGAGATACATTATTAAGAGCAAACGCAAACTGGGATTTCTGAGCTTGTTGCTCAATGCTGAAAGCCTCAAGTGGCTTTCCTCCAACCACACATGTCTAAAAGGCACTCCTTCCCAGCACCTCCACACACATGCCTTCAGCCTGGACCCTCTGGAGCACTTTCTTAGGGCTCTCCAGCAAGCCTGTGGCAGCAATGGCAGCCCCACCTGTGCTGTGTTCCAGGCTGCTTACCACAAACTGCTGGCCAGCTGCAGCCTGGTCCCCAGCTCACCACCCAgcagtggcactgccagcccctgggACGTATCCCTGTCTCAGAGAGCTCTAACTCTGGGCAGCATTCGTGCCCAGGATCACCCAGCTCCTGGGAGGCCTGTGGCCCCAGAGTTCCCCTACAGTGCAGGCCTGCTtttgcccagctgtgccctgagCAATGCGCTGACAGATCTGTCACTGCACGCACAGAGCCTCACCTGCATGGCTGGCTGGGTGGCCGAGCAGCTGGCCTTGGACTTGCAGTGTGAGCCTTGTCTTGCCTCGCTGTTTGAGGCAGATGAGAGCAGGCTAAGATGCAGGTCAGTGCTCTACATACAAAAGTTGGGTGGTGTGAGTCTGCCCTCTGCCAGTGTGCACCACATAACAAGCATTTCAGAGCAAGTCCTAAACCGGTATGGCAAAGTAGGAGGTGCCAACAACAATACCAAGCTGTGGCATTTGTGTCTAGAACAGAAAGTCTTCCAGGAGCTTCTGGAAGAAAGCCCCCTCTTTCCCACCCTCACAAAGCATTTATTTGAGGGGGAGCTGAGCATCAACAACCACTACACAGTCTTGGTAAAGGAAATAACACGGTGTTACTTAAACGTAAGAACACAGCCCACCCAACACCTGAATTTGAAATACCATTGTGGAAGGCACAGATTGAAGAGACTGAAGGGAAAGCATTTGTTTCCATCACCACTGGCTAGCTGTCAGTCAAGCTTAACCCACACATGGTCTTACTGA